ACCGAGCCACTGTCTAGTCACCATGCATTTCATCAATTTCTCCTTTGATCGAGAATCATACCAACAGATGGTAAGTAGAGACAATAGGTTTAAGGGCATTAAGATCAGATCGGTCAAAGATAGCATTGTAAGTGGATGAAACTTTAACCAACAAAAAGGTGAGCTATACTATCGATTGCTTTGAGTCTTGTCCTGTCGTGACTgatagagtaattttttcttcaatagcCACTGGATCTCCTAAAAATCTGATGAGCGAAGTGCCGATCTGTCTTAATCGAGCTGTCAGATTCATTTTTAAGAATGCATCGTAGAACAATATGTCGgcagagctttcattatcaactaaaatttttttacatcatactTCACTACTGTCAAAGAAACGACAATAGCATCATTATGAGCGATCTAAATCTCCTTTACattatttttagaaaataaaataatatctttaattctctATCTCTTGGAAGATGGGTCATCAGTGCCGTACATGATGCTAGATATCATATTGATAACATTGGTCGTTGGTCGGTTATGGTCCTCAGAACTTTCTTCCACTGGAGATAGATATTTCACGACTTTGGCTAGCCTGACATATTTACCGAGGTAGTCCTGACGCACCAAAATTTCTATTTCATTTTGCAGCTGCCTACATTCCTCGATATCATAGTTATGGTCTCCGTAGAAGTGGTAGTATTTTTACTTGTCTCTCTTCTCTAGAGGAGCCTTCATAGGACCAGACCttcagagatatttttttctttcaattttcatCAGAATCTATGTTCGGAGGGCGGACAGAGGGGCATAAGAGTCAAAATGCTGAGGTGAATTTTCTGATCTCGAATTTTTCTGAAGTCGATCAAGGGTTTTATTTTACGGAGCTTCATTATTTTCTCTTGACCTTTTCTTGCCATTTTTATCCTTCTTTGCTTGTCTTAAGATGGCTTCTTCTTCCTCGACCTGAGCGTACTTTCATATTCGATCGAGTAATTCATCAtaattgtttgaaatttttttattcaaggaGAAAATCAGATGATTGCTCCAGAGTCTTCTTTTCAAAGCAGATATAGCAACTAActtattgaaattttttacttCAAGAGTGGCCGCATTAAAACAAGCTACATACTTTCAGAGGTCTTCTCCCTCCTGTTGTTGAGCAGAAAAAAGACTATTCACATGCTACAAATGAAGCCGATTAGTACCAAAATAAGTGACGAACAGCCTCCCGAGTTGCTCAAAAGAGGAAATGGACCTCTGTGGGAGTTCAGAAAGTCATACCCTCACTTCTTTCTTGAGGGTTGTAGGAAAAGTGATGCATAATAGGGCATCAAAAGCCCCTTGTAAAGCCATAAGGGCCCTATAATTCTCGATATGATCTATTAGATCAGTAGAGCCATCAAAAGACTCGATGATGGGCATCTTGATCGATTTGAGACCAATTCATTCAGAATTTCATGAGAGAGGAGATCGAAGATTGAAACTATCTTTATTCTGAGATCAACCTCCTATCTGGATCTCCATTGAGCATCTTTCAAGATCCAGAATCTTATGTTCCAGATCATCCTCTTTTGAACCTTCATTGTACTGGGGATGAATTCATTGTCAGTCTCATCAATATGATGTTTATCTTGAAGAGCTGGTTGATGACTGTGTTGACATACAGCCTTTGGAGGAGGAGTTTCTTTCTGCTGTTGCTCCTTTTGAAGCTATTGAACAGTCAGTGTTAGGACTTAAATTTGTTAAACCAAGAAGTTGAATTATTGGAGATCAACAGTAATTGGTTGTTGTTGTGATGCCTCCGGCATTCCTCCTTctggagaggagggagagggtTGCTGTGCATGTGGTTTAATcatctttttcataaaaaaataaaaaaaggcccATTCCTCTAGTGTCAATTTGTTGTTGTGAGACTCAAAATCTGGGATAGAGGAGGATCAGATGAAGCTGGACTGGAGTGGCTGTAGCGATCTGATTCGACTCTTCTTCGATGAATCCTGCAAAATTAGTCAAAAATCGGATGGGATCCTTCGGTTCTcgaccctccgatgcctaagtcagttCAAGTCTCGAGATAGAGGGTGGAAAAGAGTAGAGGAGCATGAGAAGAGGTTTTGAATGGAACTGGAGAGATTAGACTAAGTGAGAACTAGAGTTCTTCTTCAAGAACTGCCAGAGTTTCCACTGACAAAGTCTCCCATAATCCTAGAATTGTGGACTTACCGATGGAGGATCtctagctctctatttatagagggattgACGAGGCCATTTCAGAGTTCGTTAGGCCATTATAGGAATTGGTTAGGCGGTTAGAGCTATCTGTAAGTGAGTTGGCGTACAGCTATATGTATGAGCTGGAAGTGAGGTCATACTTGGCCGTTTTTGCCAACTGTATATAAGATCGTGGCCAGCTGAGACTTAGTTGTAGAGATTGTGGTGGGCTCTTACAGGATGACTGCTGCCGCTAATATAGTGGTTTACCTTGGTAAAAGATCGGTGTGAAACAGAGATAAGTTATTATCAGTTGAGACCTGTCATCTCAGATCATAGAATATCGGGATATCTCAATTTAGATCGATAAAATACCGATCTGAATCTGCTTATCAGCAAGTTAACGCACCGCAATTTGATACTTCGAGATTGATAGTTCTTTGACCTCACATGATGATGGCACGTGGTTTGGAATTGATTTAGTGCACCAACATATCTATTGAGACTAAACTGTGAAAATTAACCTAAAAAATATAAATGCAAACCTCATTGACCTCAAACTCTCACTAATTTCCTTGAACAAGTTGTGTGTGAACATCTTAGAGTTCATAAATAATAACTGAATTGGCTCCAGCTCGGTCCGACCAACCAGAGCGTCTGCCTATCAGAACAATCTCTCGTGGGTCAACATCAAACCCATCGATGTTATCTCGAGCAAGCGAACTTGGACGCTTATCCAGAAGATACAATGTCTTGGGGAGACCATTTAGATTTGAGACTACATGAGGCTCCTCCTAAGTGTCAAAGGATCATGATAAAAGAACGAGTATCCACTGTTCCCAGTTGGAGATATTAAAGTCGCTGAGGTCATTACTTGATTTGGAATGGGATAAACTATGGTTTCATGTCGACAAGAGCCTACGAATTCCGCGTATACTAGTTTATTCATAAGATTCATTCTCCTTGAGGTCAACAACATTTGATCACCTTTTGTCGTTTTTCAGCAAGAGGTCATAACGTGAGGTTGCCAGGGACTGATGACAAAGTCAGGATCATATAATTACTTCAAGGTCCAATTACTGTTACCTAACATGGGCATGCTTGCTTTTACTCGCTTCCTTCCTATAACAAAAGCAtgcaataataaatttttttttttgattgaataataataaaatcttctgctatgattaaaattttatgttcaaaTCAACATATTTAATTTGTTTGTTTTTGATTTGCTTAATttcataataatttcataaaatataggCCTCACCCAATTCTTGAACATCTTATAGTGGATTTGTTTAGTCAAAGTTCTTCTAGCTTGAAAGATGGAAAGTTTTTTGTTCCAGACCTAGATGTGGATAAGGTTTAAGAAATTATATTGAGTTTAGAGTTAGGTCTAAGATCAAGATTGAGCCTTAGAGAAGTATGGATAGcagaaaattttgagaaaaaactttcaacgaaaaaaaaaaattataagccgGATCCAGGACTTGGTACGATCACCAACATAGTATTGATGATAtctaggaaaaaagaagaagcaagatagcCATGTCTGTTAAAGAAGAGAATTAAAATAATCTTCAAAGAAAAATAACTTTGAAtcatgtttaaaaaattaaacaaaatatctaataaattttaatacGATATGAATCGATGCCACCAAATTGTCAGCTACGTACGAAGACAACAAGCCAAAATAACAAAACAAATTATTTATAGCTTGTGAACACAATCAATAAAACAATTGAACAAACAGGTCTTCagtcaaaattaaaaaatacggTTGAACAAATAAAATTTAGTCGAAAAATATTTTGTGCATCGCAGACGGTATAGAAAATCTGATATAGAATGTATCGTTTTAACTGATTGATCCATGTAACCATCGCTtgtcaatatatatttaatatcaattgatcgatttttttatttaaaaattttgtatgatgaaaatattcttcttaaaaattatgatatctctttttaaaaattatgacatttctccgcaaaaattatataaaaaatactaaactaaaataaaatatcataatttttgtgaagaaatatcataatttttgaaaAGTATCATAATACTatacagagaaaaaaaaagataataaatataTGCGGAAACAGTATTATgacatcttttttaaaaattataatattttttcataaaaattatgacatccctcttcaatttaatattttctataaagagtgccataatttttatgaaatgatgttataatttttaagaagaacaTTTTCATCGTGCAAAATTTTGAAACAAAAAAACTGATCTACTaatattaaatgtgcattgaaaaacGATGGCTACGTAGACCAATCGAATGAGATGGTACATAGTACGTCGAATTTTCTATACCTCCTGCGGTATATAAAGAATTTCTAAAGTCTAGTAAGAGGAACAACATAATATAGCAGATACTTTCTATCACGAGGACTGGACTTCAAAGCAAATTTTGGCCCACAAAAATTCTGAGTGGTAATCAGAAAATATAGGACCATGAAAAAGAGAATGCGATTTAAAAGATGACAGACTACCGCAAACACATTAGAACCCAAAAAGAACCACATCAGTAGGCAATTCATCGAGAGCTAGTTTAGAGCTATTTTTGTATAGAACCTTGCTGTACTCATTTTTAACACCCCTAACCATACATGTCAATTGCTAGATCATAAGATCAGATCATGCATTGTTTTGCAGTGACTCATATGACTCATCAAAGGATTGACACCATATCTTTAGACACCATATCCAATAAAAAATGTAAAAGGATGGTTCTTTCAGGAAAATTAAGTTTTCAACCCAACAGCAAAACATTTCATGATAATCTCAAGGGTTCTTCTTGCTATCAGAATGTGACAACCTGAGATCAATTGACTGCAATTGGTTTCGAAGATTCTTGTTGTCCTCCAAAAGGCGGTCATATTCTTGAAGAAGCCCTTCAGATTGTTTACCTAGAGCTGTTGCATTGGCTTCTGCTGCCTTTGCCTCCTTACTTATCGCATCTAACTCCAGTTTCAGCTGTTTGATCTGTTCATTCAAATCGGTGGTCTCCTTGTCTCGTGATTTTAAGTCATCTGAACCCCCATTCTTTGTTTCTTCTAAGGCCCTGTTTTGTTTCATTACAGCCTCCATGCTCTTTCTTAAACCCCGCAGTTCTCTAATATAATGGTGCAGTCGGTCAATTATCAGTGCAAGGAATAGAGAATATCCTGCAAAATTTCAATGACACAGTATTCAGATTAAATTGATAAAGAAACGAGTAGAAAACTTAAACAGAATGGAGAAAACCTGTTGATTTTTTTGTAAAGAAGTTGTCAATCATCCTATAAAGTAGCGCTAGATCATTATTCCCAAATTCATCAAAAGACAGTAATCCATGTGCTTACAACAAAAAAGGTAAATTATAGGACAACTCACCTTCCAAAAAATCCACGTCCACAAACTGCATACAGTATTCTAgtaaattaattttctttgtttagaataaaataaatagatgATTATAGGACACTTAATTCAATTTTAGTGTATAAAACATAAGAGATTGTCAGAAGTTATTAATCCCATTATTGGAGAATGATATGCGATGTCCTGAATATTAAATTGTAGAAAATTAGTATCTGAATTCCATGCCCAAGAAATTGCAACGAATGAGGCATAGAGACCCTAGTAGGTCGCATCTCTCGGCCATGGAATCTTTGTTTTCTCAACAAAGATGACCTCTAGAATGAATTAATAAAATCATTGCATCTCAACAAAAATGATAAAGCCTTGATGCGACATAGAATCTggttgttattttttttataaacacTACAAGTCTTTCTTATTATTAGTAAATTTGAACATGCCCTTTTTTCCCTTTTCAAGAAAAAGGAGAGCAAAGCCCCATCTGGCCTTTCATTAGGAAAGTGGCAAAGGCAAACTAGAAGATATCGAACAAACTGAATGATAAAAATAGAGTTTCAAAATGTCCATCATTCAAACAGCATATATTTGAATCTATGGAATTCTCAGCACGTTGATAAATATGCTTGGGGTAATACTTGGAATTCTCCATCAAGATCTACAAATAAAACTACAGTTCATAGGACAAAGTAATTTGCATAAAAATTCGAGGTGAAAAAAACTTTCACTCTACCTCTTCTTTAGTTCAAAACAGTTTAACCAGCTTTGGCTATGCCAGGTCAAAAAACCGTCCAGGATTTTCAAACAGGAGCTTATGCCTACTTCAAGAGTCCCACATTTCAAGCCTCAACCCACATCttgttatctctctctctctctctctgcccccGCCCTCATGTGGCTTTCCCCACTTTTTTCTCCCCTGATATTCATTGTACTCATGTGTTTTGCTTGTTACTCTCTGTGACAAAATTACCTCTTATATGCAAGAGCTTAAATGTTTCATTATGCAAAGCTATCATTTAGTCCATTCAATGCACACCTAAATCTGAAACCATTTGGTACAAGTCAAAGGCAGCTGGGAGCTGGCGACCCATGAAATTTGACAGCTAATTTATTTGGTTCAACTACCCATCTATCATCAATTGCAGGCAACCATGACAAAACAAGCAAAGCGTCAAACATATTTAATCAAGATGGAAGCCCCTCTCAGAGTCCGTTTCAAGTGGGAAAAGAGGGCTGCATAAACTCAAAGCAGTCTCCCAAATGCCACCTAGGTAAATTTGGAAAGAATTATTGAAGGCATTACATTGCAAAGAATTATTGAAGGTAAATTTCTTCTTTGTGGGTAACGGGTGCATAATTTGGAAAAATGTTGGTGGAAGAAAAATGTAAAAACAAATTCTCTAATGCCTTCAGGTCCAACTTCATAAAACTCTATGGTAAAGGAATCATCAAGAGTATATTGAAGAGCTACATCATCCCAAACATAGTGCAAAAACCTTAAGTGG
The sequence above is a segment of the Elaeis guineensis isolate ETL-2024a chromosome 7, EG11, whole genome shotgun sequence genome. Coding sequences within it:
- the LOC105048548 gene encoding uncharacterized protein; amino-acid sequence: MIQLLFALLSAEVGMVVVLLFKTPLRKLAILGLDRLKRGRGPVMVKTVAGTVLVVLASSVYSMLKIRDRSAETGFLTPTDQVLMSQNLLEASLMGYSLFLALIIDRLHHYIRELRGLRKSMEAVMKQNRALEETKNGGSDDLKSRDKETTDLNEQIKQLKLELDAISKEAKAAEANATALGKQSEGLLQEYDRLLEDNKNLRNQLQSIDLRLSHSDSKKNP